Proteins encoded by one window of Streptomyces clavuligerus:
- a CDS encoding DUF6214 family protein — protein sequence MVQETTFLNANDQYDPGSALPYPAIWEIQGHGTVSADPARECGGAPETAPSTGGAAPLSRWFDVRLTFADGTRLDVLAVVAGGRLTIEELRADPPLPLLGVTVLAQRIGRPLEDACRAAARRPRRTVRPTGPASPRQAHEDIVPAVEHPAPSARAGAGCVPAAPDVPAAPADGDAEPVVNAPGDSGHPVVRPVGPEGPGGVEAPDAAGGAGPARPFDGPPRQGDGARAVRGGRRARTGVPRGRAGRRIAADAYRAAQRNGTDPVLAVMSATGRNRRRSLRLIAGAREDGLLTPRRHRRPGPRPREATGS from the coding sequence ATGGTGCAAGAAACGACGTTTCTTAATGCCAATGATCAGTATGATCCCGGCAGCGCGCTGCCCTATCCCGCCATCTGGGAGATCCAGGGGCACGGCACCGTCTCGGCCGACCCGGCCCGGGAGTGCGGCGGGGCACCGGAGACGGCCCCGTCCACCGGGGGCGCGGCCCCGCTCTCCCGGTGGTTCGACGTCCGGCTGACCTTCGCGGACGGCACCCGGCTCGACGTCCTCGCGGTGGTGGCGGGCGGCCGGCTCACGATCGAGGAACTGCGGGCCGATCCGCCGCTGCCGCTGCTGGGGGTCACCGTTCTGGCCCAGCGGATCGGCAGGCCGCTGGAGGACGCCTGCCGGGCGGCTGCCCGCCGTCCCCGGCGCACGGTACGCCCCACCGGCCCCGCGTCCCCCCGGCAGGCACACGAGGACATCGTCCCCGCCGTGGAGCACCCGGCGCCGTCCGCGCGGGCGGGCGCCGGGTGCGTCCCCGCCGCCCCGGACGTCCCCGCCGCCCCGGCGGACGGGGACGCGGAGCCCGTGGTGAACGCTCCGGGGGATTCCGGGCACCCCGTGGTGCGGCCCGTCGGCCCCGAAGGCCCCGGCGGTGTCGAAGCCCCTGACGCCGCCGGGGGCGCGGGGCCCGCGAGACCTTTCGACGGGCCGCCGCGCCAGGGTGACGGGGCCCGCGCCGTCCGGGGCGGGCGCCGGGCCCGGACCGGGGTGCCGCGGGGCCGGGCGGGACGGCGGATCGCCGCCGACGCCTACCGCGCCGCTCAGCGCAACGGGACCGATCCGGTGCTCGCGGTGATGAGCGCCACCGGCCGCAACCGCCGCAGATCGCTGCGGCTCATCGCCGGAGCCCGCGAGGACGGCCTCCTCACCCCGCGCCGCCACCGCCGCCCGGGCCCCCGCCCCCGGGAGGCCACCGGCTCCTAG
- a CDS encoding DUF5134 domain-containing protein — protein MHGPVVAGWLIAALSAATGGYCLARVRRCPGPGRRAGVEDGLMGLGMAAMALPAVMDAAGPVYAVVFGGAAVHALWSARHGPAGHLHHLVGSLAMVYMAVAMTPASASGHAVHTGPPSAAGIPLVTGALLVYYAVYALRAGARLVPSVPVVPAAGSGAWGDGTEPGAELTSACRLTMALGMLAMLLAL, from the coding sequence GTGCACGGACCTGTGGTGGCGGGGTGGCTGATCGCCGCGCTCTCGGCGGCGACCGGTGGTTACTGCCTGGCCCGGGTGCGGCGGTGTCCGGGCCCCGGGCGCCGGGCGGGTGTCGAGGACGGGCTGATGGGGCTGGGGATGGCGGCGATGGCGCTGCCCGCCGTCATGGACGCCGCAGGGCCGGTGTACGCGGTGGTGTTCGGCGGGGCGGCGGTGCACGCGCTGTGGTCCGCGCGGCACGGCCCGGCGGGTCATCTGCACCATCTCGTCGGCTCGCTGGCGATGGTCTACATGGCTGTGGCGATGACGCCCGCGTCCGCCTCCGGTCACGCCGTGCACACCGGACCCCCCTCGGCGGCCGGAATCCCGCTGGTGACGGGTGCGCTGCTCGTCTATTACGCGGTGTACGCGCTGCGCGCGGGCGCCCGTCTGGTGCCCTCGGTACCGGTGGTGCCGGCGGCGGGCTCCGGGGCGTGGGGGGACGGCACGGAGCCCGGGGCGGAGCTGACGTCCGCGTGCCGTCTGACCATGGCGCTCGGCATGCTGGCGATGCTGCTGGCGCTCTGA
- a CDS encoding DUF305 domain-containing protein, translating to MFHRRSARGTRGPVIAVVAAAAVLALGACESDSGSSGKASSAKPSGGSTGSVVAPGKPGEPARTLSADEARKALPDDSPNDADISYAHRMIEHHQQALTMTDLVPGRAGTDRVKRLAERISAAQKPEIGAMEGWLSSHGQKPAKGGDGHGGHDGHGGGAMPGMATDAQLTQLREARGASFDKLFLKLMITHHQGAITMATEALTDGNNVRVEEMANDVVASQTVEINRMRSFGKI from the coding sequence GTGTTCCATCGCCGCTCGGCCAGAGGTACGCGCGGACCGGTCATCGCGGTGGTCGCCGCCGCGGCCGTACTCGCGCTGGGCGCCTGCGAGTCGGACTCCGGCTCCTCCGGCAAGGCGTCGTCGGCCAAGCCGTCCGGCGGCTCCACCGGCTCGGTGGTGGCTCCCGGCAAGCCGGGCGAACCGGCGAGGACGCTCTCGGCGGACGAGGCACGGAAGGCGCTCCCGGACGACTCCCCCAACGACGCCGACATCTCCTACGCGCACCGGATGATCGAGCACCACCAGCAGGCCCTGACCATGACCGACCTGGTGCCGGGGCGGGCCGGTACCGACCGCGTCAAGCGCTTGGCGGAACGCATATCCGCCGCGCAGAAGCCCGAGATAGGCGCGATGGAGGGCTGGCTCAGCAGCCACGGCCAGAAGCCCGCCAAGGGCGGCGACGGGCACGGCGGCCATGACGGCCACGGCGGCGGGGCGATGCCGGGCATGGCGACCGACGCCCAGCTCACGCAGTTGCGGGAGGCCCGGGGGGCGTCCTTCGACAAGCTCTTCCTGAAGCTGATGATCACCCATCACCAGGGGGCGATCACCATGGCCACGGAGGCGCTGACGGACGGCAACAACGTCCGTGTGGAGGAGATGGCGAACGACGTGGTCGCCAGTCAGACGGTAGAGATCAACCGGATGCGGAGCTTCGGCAAGATCTAG
- a CDS encoding TetR/AcrR family transcriptional regulator, which translates to MSPRSPSVNEEMRRRSRDRLLQAAVDLIGERGYEATTLAAIADRAGSARGLVSYYFPGKRQLLQSAVHRLMHRTLEAALSREPRTDDGRELLARAIDAVLGLAVEQPVLMRTHMSGVLQAEGFIQCPEQQRLAALLRDAVERSGSRQVDTDYPMLRALLMGAVFAIVLPGAPMSPARLRGELFQRFGLGWELGVPPVDGLPPVDGLPPVDGQPGNEPRTDERPGGAAGPGAQEGDAR; encoded by the coding sequence ATGTCCCCGCGGAGCCCGTCGGTCAATGAAGAGATGCGCAGGCGTTCCCGTGACCGGCTGCTCCAGGCGGCCGTCGACCTGATCGGCGAGCGGGGGTACGAGGCGACCACCCTGGCCGCCATCGCCGACCGGGCGGGCTCGGCGCGCGGGCTGGTCTCGTACTACTTCCCGGGCAAGCGCCAGTTGTTGCAGTCGGCGGTGCACCGGCTGATGCACCGCACGCTGGAGGCGGCGCTCTCGCGTGAGCCGCGCACCGACGACGGGCGGGAGCTGCTGGCCCGGGCGATCGACGCGGTGCTGGGGCTGGCCGTCGAGCAGCCGGTGCTGATGCGGACCCATATGTCGGGGGTGCTCCAGGCCGAGGGGTTCATCCAGTGCCCCGAACAGCAGCGGCTGGCCGCGCTGTTGCGCGACGCGGTGGAGCGTTCGGGTTCACGACAGGTCGACACGGACTATCCGATGCTGCGCGCGCTGCTGATGGGCGCGGTTTTCGCGATCGTGCTGCCGGGTGCGCCGATGTCGCCCGCCCGGCTGCGGGGGGAGCTGTTCCAGCGTTTCGGGCTCGGCTGGGAGCTGGGCGTTCCACCGGTGGACGGGCTTCCACCGGTGGACGGGCTTCCACCGGTGGACGGGCAACCGGGGAACGAGCCGCGGACGGACGAGCGGCCGGGCGGTGCGGCGGGGCCCGGTGCCCAGGAGGGCGACGCCCGCTGA
- a CDS encoding M56 family metallopeptidase, translating into MLVSLVLLSLGALAAVLAPRLVARANWREREPIVALWVWQCVVAAVLLCFALSMVFSAAAAWQFVRGQVFAPAPHGVMEAYALGTEGPWAALLAAVLACGGLWTAAMLTREIRDARARRRRHRAELLVRAPLLPGETPGSEPLVVLEGERPDAWWLPGGTPQLVITTAALRRLKGRQLDAVLAHEQGHARARHDWLLHCSSALASGFPQIPVFAAFRDEMHRLVELAADDSASKRFGRLTTALALVELNEDRGVFGPCPTHRGQLPQRVDRLLSATPRLTPGHRLRLTAAAALVPVVPVLVAFVPALRALT; encoded by the coding sequence ATGTTGGTCTCCCTCGTGCTGCTGTCGCTCGGAGCCCTGGCCGCCGTGCTGGCCCCCCGTCTCGTCGCGCGCGCGAACTGGCGGGAACGCGAGCCGATCGTGGCGCTCTGGGTGTGGCAGTGCGTGGTCGCCGCCGTGCTGCTCTGCTTCGCGCTGTCGATGGTCTTCAGCGCGGCAGCCGCCTGGCAGTTCGTCCGGGGGCAGGTCTTCGCCCCGGCGCCGCACGGGGTGATGGAGGCGTACGCGCTCGGCACCGAGGGTCCGTGGGCGGCCCTGCTCGCGGCCGTGCTCGCCTGCGGCGGGCTGTGGACGGCCGCGATGCTGACCCGTGAGATCAGGGACGCGCGGGCCCGCCGCCGCAGACACCGTGCCGAGCTGCTGGTGCGCGCGCCGCTGCTGCCCGGCGAGACCCCGGGCAGCGAGCCCCTGGTGGTGCTGGAGGGGGAGCGGCCCGACGCCTGGTGGCTCCCGGGCGGCACGCCGCAGCTCGTGATCACCACGGCCGCGCTCCGGCGGCTGAAGGGCCGCCAGCTGGACGCGGTGCTCGCGCACGAGCAGGGGCACGCCCGCGCCCGGCACGACTGGCTGCTGCACTGCTCCTCCGCGCTGGCCTCGGGCTTTCCGCAGATCCCGGTGTTCGCCGCGTTCCGTGACGAGATGCACCGGCTGGTGGAGCTGGCGGCCGACGACTCCGCGTCCAAGCGGTTCGGGCGGCTCACCACCGCGCTCGCGCTGGTGGAGCTGAACGAGGACCGGGGCGTGTTCGGGCCCTGCCCCACGCACCGGGGCCAGCTTCCGCAGCGGGTCGACCGGCTGCTGTCGGCGACGCCGCGGCTCACTCCGGGCCACCGGCTGCGGCTGACCGCCGCGGCCGCGCTGGTGCCGGTCGTCCCGGTGCTGGTGGCGTTCGTCCCCGCGCTGCGCGCCCTGACCTGA
- a CDS encoding LVIVD repeat-containing protein: MSLLHNTGTRARRLGGATAAAGLLATLLTAAPAMATPDPGDKPLGGDKVTSGEVSKARSAIDQGRIPGVDEIVKSPNIEHLVNVPKGALKNTNTDISFQGKYAYAGNYDGFTIFDISNPKAPKTVSEVLCPGGQNDVSVSGNLLILSTDSSRSDNSCTSTSQSATVKESWEGIKVFDISDKRNPKYVAAVETACGSHTNTIVPDGRNVYVYVSSYSPQATFPDCKPPHDGISIVKVPRKAPEQASLVGFPVLFPDGGNPGAPTNPGVSPTSGCHDITVLPSKDLAAGACMGDGILFDIKNPERPKVIDRVQDNENFAFWHSATFNQRANKVVFTDELGGGGAATCNVEVGPERGANGIYDIVGKGDQRKLVFRSYFKIDRHQAATEVCVAHNGSLIPVKGRDLMVQAWYQGGISVWDFTDSSKPKEIGYFERGPVTLERVTSAGPWSAYYYNGHVYSSDIAKGIDVLKINDRRTDPAKKVRLHELNVQTQPDYFDQDDDHDEDDD; encoded by the coding sequence GTGAGTCTGTTGCACAACACCGGTACCCGAGCCAGACGCCTGGGCGGCGCGACCGCCGCCGCCGGACTGCTCGCGACGCTGCTGACGGCCGCCCCGGCCATGGCCACCCCCGACCCCGGGGACAAGCCGTTGGGCGGGGACAAGGTCACCTCCGGCGAGGTGTCCAAGGCCCGTTCCGCCATCGACCAGGGTCGGATACCCGGGGTCGACGAGATCGTCAAAAGCCCCAACATCGAACACCTCGTGAACGTCCCCAAGGGGGCGCTGAAGAACACCAACACGGACATCTCCTTCCAGGGGAAGTACGCCTACGCCGGCAACTACGACGGCTTCACCATCTTCGACATCAGCAACCCCAAGGCGCCGAAGACGGTGTCGGAGGTGCTGTGCCCGGGTGGCCAGAACGATGTCTCGGTCTCCGGCAACCTGCTGATCCTGTCCACCGACTCCTCGCGCAGCGACAACTCCTGCACCAGCACGTCGCAGTCCGCGACGGTCAAGGAGTCGTGGGAGGGCATCAAGGTCTTCGACATCAGCGACAAGCGCAACCCGAAGTACGTCGCCGCTGTCGAGACCGCGTGCGGTTCGCACACCAACACGATCGTGCCGGACGGCCGGAACGTGTACGTCTACGTCTCGTCGTACTCGCCGCAGGCCACGTTCCCCGACTGCAAGCCGCCGCACGACGGCATCTCGATCGTGAAGGTGCCGCGGAAGGCCCCGGAGCAGGCGAGCCTCGTGGGCTTCCCCGTCCTCTTCCCGGACGGCGGCAACCCCGGCGCGCCGACCAACCCGGGGGTCTCCCCGACCTCCGGCTGCCACGACATCACCGTGCTGCCCTCGAAGGACCTGGCCGCCGGAGCCTGCATGGGTGACGGCATCCTCTTCGACATCAAGAACCCGGAGCGCCCGAAGGTCATCGACCGGGTCCAGGACAACGAGAACTTCGCGTTCTGGCACTCGGCCACCTTCAACCAGCGGGCCAACAAGGTCGTCTTCACCGACGAGCTGGGCGGCGGCGGCGCGGCCACCTGCAATGTCGAGGTCGGCCCCGAGCGGGGCGCGAACGGCATCTACGACATCGTCGGCAAGGGCGACCAGCGCAAGCTGGTCTTCCGGAGCTACTTCAAGATCGACCGGCACCAGGCCGCCACCGAGGTGTGCGTGGCGCACAACGGCTCGCTGATCCCGGTCAAGGGCCGTGACCTGATGGTCCAGGCGTGGTACCAGGGCGGCATCTCGGTCTGGGACTTCACCGACTCGTCGAAGCCGAAGGAGATCGGCTACTTCGAGCGCGGCCCGGTCACCCTCGAACGGGTCACCTCCGCGGGCCCCTGGTCGGCGTACTACTACAACGGCCATGTCTACTCCAGTGACATCGCCAAGGGCATCGACGTCCTGAAGATCAACGACAGGCGTACCGACCCGGCGAAGAAGGTCCGGCTGCACGAGCTGAACGTGCAGACCCAGCCGGACTACTTCGACCAGGACGACGACCACGACGAGGACGACGACTGA
- a CDS encoding phosphatase PAP2 family protein, producing the protein MSAVLSAVLLALVATAWPPLLSFDESVARELHRWAVRQPTAVHVNRVLTDWVWDPWTMRALITAVCVWLALRREWLLALCVALSTLLGTLFQQGVKAAVDRQRPRWPDPVDSAHYAAFPSGHAMTATVVCGLLLWVAALHRVSARWMRAAAVLAAVSVIGVGLTRLYLGVHWPTDVLAGWLMGICWVLLTVLVYERVARRRPGRGAGAVVARTGRSPASPGPGSTAADEPEGPAGGTR; encoded by the coding sequence GTGTCGGCGGTGCTCTCGGCCGTCCTGCTGGCGCTGGTCGCCACAGCCTGGCCGCCGCTGCTGTCGTTCGACGAGTCCGTGGCCCGGGAGCTGCACCGATGGGCGGTGCGGCAGCCGACGGCGGTACACGTCAACCGGGTGCTGACCGACTGGGTGTGGGACCCGTGGACCATGCGGGCGCTGATCACGGCGGTCTGCGTCTGGCTCGCGCTGCGGCGGGAGTGGCTGCTCGCGCTGTGCGTCGCCCTGTCGACGCTCCTCGGCACCCTGTTCCAGCAGGGCGTCAAGGCGGCGGTCGACCGGCAGCGCCCGCGCTGGCCGGACCCGGTCGACTCCGCCCACTACGCGGCCTTCCCCTCGGGTCACGCCATGACCGCCACCGTCGTCTGCGGACTGCTGCTGTGGGTGGCCGCGCTGCACCGGGTGAGCGCGCGGTGGATGCGGGCGGCGGCGGTGCTCGCGGCGGTCTCGGTGATCGGTGTCGGGCTGACCCGGCTCTACCTCGGGGTGCACTGGCCCACGGACGTCCTGGCGGGCTGGCTGATGGGGATCTGCTGGGTGCTGCTCACGGTGCTGGTGTACGAGCGGGTCGCACGGCGCCGTCCGGGACGGGGCGCCGGGGCCGTGGTTGCCCGGACCGGGCGATCCCCCGCGTCGCCCGGTCCGGGCAGCACAGCCGCCGACGAGCCGGAGGGGCCTGCGGGCGGAACGCGCTGA